The DNA sequence GTCGTGTCGTGGCCCGCCGAGTACCACGGGCGGGACGCCTCGATGCTGCAGTGGCTGCTGTTCGAGGAGGAGTACTACGCGGCCCGCGCGCCGGGCCGGGTGAGCCAGAACGGCATCTTCATGCTGGGCCCCACGTTGTTCGCCCACGGCACCCGGGAGCAGCGCGACCGGATCCTCCCGCCGATGGCCCGGGGCGAGCAGGTCTGGGCGCAGGCGTGGTCGGAACCCGAAGCGGGCAGCGACATCGCCGCGTTGCGCAGCACGGCGGTGCGCACCGCCGGCGGGTGGCTGCTGTCGGGGCAGAAGACGTGGAGTTCGCGGGCGAGTTTCGCCGACCGGGCGTTCGGGTTGTTCCGCACCGACCCCGAGGCCCACCGCCACCACGGGCTGACGTACTTCATGGCCGACCTGCGCGCCGACGGCGTCACCGTCCGGCCGATCCCGCAGCTGGACGGGGAACCGGGGTTCGCGGAAATCTTCTTCGACGACGTGTTCGTGCCCGACGCCGACGTGATCGGGGAGGTGGGGCAGGGGTGGCGGGTCGCGATGACGACGGCCAACAACGAGCGCGGCTTGTCGTTGCGCAGCCCCGGCCGGTTCCTCGCCGCCGCCGATCGGCTCGTCGACCTCTGGCGCGCACAGGACGCGCCGGAGTCCACAAAGGACCGGGTGGCCGACGCCTGGATCGGCGCCCGGGCCTACCAGCTCTACACGTTCGGGACGGTGAGCAGGCTCGCCGAGGGCGGCGAACTGGGCCCGGAGTCCAGTGTGAACAAGCTCTTCTGGTCCCACCTCGACGTCGAACTGCACGAAACCGCGCTCGACGTGCTCGGCCCGGCCGGGGAGACCGACGAGGACTGGGTGAACGGCTACCTGTTCTCCCTCGCCGGGCCGATCTACGGCGGCACGGACCAGATCCAGCGGAACACGATCGCCGAACGGCTGCTGAAGCTCCCGAGGGAGGCCCGCCGATGAGGTTCCTGCTTTCGCCGGAGCAACGGCAGTTCTCCGCGGCCCTGCACGACCTGCTCGGCGGGGCGGACACCGCGGCCGCCGCCCGGGCGTGGGCGGCGGGGGAGCACGACCGCGGCCTCAAGCTCTGGCGCGCGCTCGCCGACGCCGGGGTGTTCGCGCTGCTCGTGCCCGAGGAGCACGGCGGGCTCGGCGCCGGCCCGGTCGACCTGGTGGTCGCCTGCGAAGCGCTCGGCTACCACGCCGTCCCCGGCCCGCTCGTGGAGTCGGCGGCGGTCGCCCCGGCGCTGCTCACCGGCCACCGGCTGACCGCTCTCGCCGAGGGCGACCTGCTGGCCACCGTCGCCGCCCCGCCGGAAGTCCCGCTGGCGCTGGACGCCGACGTCGCCGGCGTCGTGCTCGACCTGACCGGCGCGGAACTCGCCGGTGCGGAGCCGGTCCGCTCGATCGACCCGGTCCGGCGGCTGTTCCGCGTTTCCGGCACGCCGGTGGCCGACGCGCCCGCGTTCGACCTCGGCGTCCTGGCGGTGGCCGCCCAGCTCCTCGGTGCCGGGCAATGGCTCCTGGACTCCTCCGTCGCCTACGCCAAGCAGCGCAGCCAGTACGGCCGGGCGATCGGCGAGTACCAGGCGATCAAGCACCTGCTCGCCGACGTCGCCACCCGGCTCGAACTGGCCCGGCCGCTGCTCCACGGCGCGGCGGTCGCCGGCGGGACGTTCGCCCGGGACGTCTCGGCGGCCAAGGTGATGGCCGGGGACGCCGCCTACCTGGCCGCACGGACCGCCCTGCAGGTGCACGGCGCCATCGGCTACACCGCCGAGCACGACCTCGGCCTGCGGCTGACGAAGGTCCGCGCGCTGGCCGGGGCCTGGGGGACCGGGTCGTTCCACCGCGCGCGGGTGCTGCGATGACGGACCCGATGGACACCGAGGAAGCCCGCGCCCTGCGGGACGCCGTGCGAGCGCTGCTGACCCGGCGGTCGGGGCCCGAGGCGGTGCGGGCCGCGATGGACTCGCCGCTGGGCCACGACGACAAGCTGTGGTCGACGCTGTGCGAGCAGATCGGCGTCGCCGCCCTCGCCGTCCCGGAGCACTACGGCGGTGCGGGCGCGGGACTCGCCGAGGCCTGCGTGGTCCTGCAGGAACTCGGCCGGACGCTGACCCCCGCGCCGATGCTCGGGTCGGCGTTGCTCTGCGGCGAGGCCCTGCTCCGCGCCGGCAACGACGAGGCCTGCGAACGGCTGCTGCCGGGCATCGCCGCCGGCACCACCCTCGCCGCGCTGGCCTGGGCCGGCGAGGACTGGGCGCCGGGGCTGAGCGCGTCGGACGCCGGGCTCGACGGCCGCGCCCACTACGTCCTGGACGGCGACATCGCGGACGTCCTGCTGGCCGTGGCCCGGACCGCGGACGGCGCCGGCCTGTTCGAAGTGCCGCTCGACGGCGTCCGCCGCGAGCGCGTGACGACCCTCGACCCCACCCGCCGGCTGGCCGTCGTGGACTTCGCCTCGACGCCGGCCCGGCGCCTCGACGCCGGCGGTTTCGAGCGGCAGCTGCGGCGGCTGCTCGACACGGCGGTGATCGGGGTGGCCGCGGAGCAGGTCGGCGCGGCGGCCCGGGCGCTGGAGCTGACGGTGGAATACACGAAGCAACGCCGTCAGTTCGGCCGGCCGATCGGGTCGTTCCAGGCGCTGAAGCACCGGATGGCCGACGTCCACGTCCACGTCGAAGCGGCCCGCTCGGCGCTGTACGCGGCCATTGTGGACGGTGACGAAGAAGCCGTCGCGGGCGCGAAACTCGTGTGCGGCGAAGCCTTTTCGCACGCCGCCGCGGAAATGATCCAGCTCCACGGCGGCATCGCGATCACCTGGGAGCACGACGCCCACCTGTACTTCAAGCGCGCGCACGGGACCGCCCTGCTCTTCGGCGATCCCGCGCGCGCACTCGGTTCCTAGGCGAGGTGGTGCACCTCCTGCAGCCCGTACACCGGCGTCGGCAGGCCTTCGGCGCGGGCCTTGAGCTGCAGGGCGAGGTAGAGCGAGTAGTGGCGGGACTGGTGCAGGTTCCCGCCGTGGAACCACAGCCCCTCCTGCCGCGTGGGCTTCCACATGTTCCGCTGCTCGCCTTCCCACGGCCCGGGGTCCTTCGTGGTGTCCGAGCCCAGGCCCCACACCTTGCCGACCTTGTCGGCGACCTCCTGGCTGATCAGGTCCGCGGCCCAGCCGTTCATCGAGCCGTACCCGGTGGCGTAGACGACCAGGTCCGCTTCCAGCTCGGTGCCGTCGTCGAGCTTCACGGAGTTTTCGGTCAGCTCGGTGACCTGGCCGTGCGCGAGCTTGACGTCGCCGTTCGCCACCAGGTCCGCGGCGCCCACGTCGATGTAGTAGCCCGAGCCGCGGCGCAGGTACTTCATGAACAGGCCGGAGTCGTCGTCGCCCCAGTCGTGGCGGAAGCCCGCGGCTTCGAGACGGTCGTAGAACTCCTGGTCGCGGTCCTTGATCGCCGCGTACACCGGCTGCTGGAAGGTGTGCATGATCCGGTAGGGGAGCGAGGCGAACGTCAGGTCCGCCTTCTGCGTCGTCATCCCGGCGGCCAGCGCGCGCTCGGAGTAGAGGTCGCCCAGCCCCAGGTCCATCAGGGAGTCCGACTTCACGATGTGCGTGGAGCTGCGCTGGACCATGGTGACGTCGGCGCCGGCTTCCCACAGCGCGCCGCAGATGTCGAACGCCGAGTTGTTGGACCCGATGATCACGGCCTTCTGGCCGCGGTAGGCGTCCGGGCCGGGGTGCTGGGAGCTGTGGTGCTGTTCGCCCCGGAAGCGATCTTGGCCGGGCAGGACCGGGACGTTCGGCTTGCCCGACATGCCGGTCGCGAGCACCAGCTGCTTCGGCTTGAGGACCACCTCTTCGCCGTCGCGGTCGAGGACGACCGTCCACTCCTTCGCCGCTTCGTCGTAGGAGGCGCTCTTGCAGGTCGTCGACGACCAGTAGTTCACCTCCATGACCTTCGTGTACATCTCGAGCCAGTCGGCGATCTTGTCCTTGGGCGCGAAGACCGGCCAGTTGCGCGGGAAGTCGAGGTAGGGCAGGTGGTCGTACCAGACCGGGTCGTGCAGGCAGAGCGACTTGTAGCGGCCGCGCCACTGGTCGCCGGGGCGGGCGTACCGGTCGACGACCACGTGCGGCACGCCGAGCTGGCGCAGCCGGGCGCCCAGCGCGATCCCGCCCTGGCCGCCGCCGATGACGACGACGTACGGCTGCCGCGTGGTGCCCAGCTCCGCCGCTTCCGCCTGCCGCGCTTCGGACCAGGTGACGCGGTCGCGGTTGACGCCGTGCTCGGCGCCCTTCGGCCGGGCGGTGCCGAGCGGCTCTTCGTGGCCCTTCAGCTCGTGCAGGGTGGTGAGCAGCGTGAACGCGCCCTCGTCGGTGAGCCGCAGGTGCCCGCGTCCGCGCCCGGCCGCGGTCTCGAAGCCGATCCACGCCTCGACGACGCCGTCGGTCTCGGTCGGCTCCTCGGTGGCGTGGAAGCCGCTCGCGTCCGTCGTGTCCATCGTGGCGAGCAGGAGGTCCTTGACGCCGTCGCGGTTTTCGACGGTCTTGAGGTTCCAGGTGAAGGCGACCAGGTCGCGCCAGAACGACGTGGTGGCGAAGAGGGCGGCCGCCCGGTCGGCGTCCCGGGCCGCGAGCGCGGCCTCGAAGTCGGCGAGCCAGCCGTCGACGCGCTGCCGGGCACCGAGGGCCGCGGCCGGTTCGAGGGTCTGGGTCATGAGCGGACCTCCCCGTCTCGGGCACCGTCGTCGTCGGCGGCGCGTTGAGGGCAGCCAACCCCGGCGGGCCGGGTCCGCGTAAGGGTTGCCCTAGGGTTGCATCACGACTTCGACGCCGGGCGCGATCCGGTACGGCCGGGCGAGCAGCAGCCCGCCGACGAGCTTGCGCAGCCGGGACAGCTCGGCGCGCACGGTCACCAGGTGCGTGCGATCGCCGTAGACGGTTTCCGACAGCTGCGCGGCGGACATCCCGGCGGGTCCCGCGGCCGCGATCAGCCGCAGCAGGTCGGCCTGGCGCCGTCCGAGCGGGTGCGTCCACCGCGCCGAGCCTTCGACGATCGCGCGCGGCGGCCCGAGTTCGAGGGTGAGCCGCAGCGGTTCCCGGCGGCTCGGCCGCAGCAGCCAGCCCCCGGGCACCGGCTCGGGTTCGCACACCCCGATCCCGCGCACGGCCACCGGAACGCCTTGCCGCGGCGCGGCGACCCGGTCGAGGCCCGGCACCCCGCTCTGCGCGGCGACCCAGCCGTGGTCGTCGACGACCAGCCCGGGCCCGCCGCGGAGCACGTGCCCGGACAGCTGCCGGAGCCCTTGCAGCTTGGCCTCGTGCCGTTGCCACAGCAGGGATTCGGCCAGCCGCACCGACGTCCCGACCAGCGCGACGGTCATCGGGTGCACGGTCTCGGCCGGCCCGCTGACGTCGACGATGCCGAGCAGCTCCCCGGTCCGCGGATCGTGCACCGGGTAGGCGGTGCAGGCCCAGGTGTGGTGCGACCGCACGAAGTGCTCGGCGGCGAACATCTGCACGGGCGCGGCCTCGGCCAGCGCGGTCCCGATCGCGTTGCTCCCGATGGCGGGCTCGGACCAGGTGGCGCCTTCGGTGAAGCCGAGCGAGTCGGCGCGGTGCCGCACCCGGCGTGCCCCTTCGCGCCAGAGGACGACCCCGTCGGCGTCGGTGACGACCATGAGGTGGTGCGCGTCTTCGGCGACGGAGGTCAGCGCGCCCCGCAACTCGGGCAGCACTTCGCTCAACCGGCAGCCGTTGCGCCGCCGTTCGACTTCGGCGACCCCGACGGGATCGGGCGCCGGCGGCCGATCGGGATCCACCCCTTGCGCGGCTACGCGTCGCCAGGAGCGTTCGACGAGCAGCCGCGGAGCGGTTTTGGGCGGCTTCCCGGCGAGGACGGCGTCGTGGATACCCGCGAGCAGCCGGGCGTGCCCGGCGACGTCGGTGCCGGGCCGGACCGCGCAGACGCCTTCGTCCACCGCCACCTCCTGGGCCGTGGCATCACGGTAACCCGGCCGGTGGGGGGTGGGGCAACCTTCCCGCAACCCCCGGGGCCAGCGGGGGGATGCATCCCGGATGCCGTGGAGGTGCCCCGCACGGCATCCGGTGCCCGGGTCTCGGTGCGGGCGGGTTGGTGCTTCCGGTTGGGTGGCAGCGGTTCGGTCGAGGTCGCGAATGACTCATTGGGGACCTCCAAGGTCGCGAATGACTCATTCGCGACATGCGGTGTGCGTCTTGCGGCGTCTGGTGTCCGGGTCCGGTCGAAGTCGGGGGTGGGCTTCCGGTTGGGTGGCGGCGGTGGGGTGGAGGTCGCGAATGACTCATTGGGGGCCTCCAAGGTCGCGAATGACTCATTCGCGACACCCCGGCGAACCCCCTCCCGTAAAGCAACCGTGCCTGGGGTAAGTCGTGGCCGGGTGGCAGGTGTCGCGGGTCGGCCCGGACGTGGGTGCGCACCGCCGGGGCGAGCGGGTCAGCCCGTGAGCCGGGCCGCCATCGAAGGGAGTTCGCGGTTCGCCTCGTCCAGGCCGGTCGCCACCGTGCGGCAGGCTCCGCAGCCCGCGATGTGCTCCGCGATCGCCGTCGCCCGCCGCGGGGACAACGCTCCGCGGACCCACGCTCCCATCCGGCGGCGGGGTTCGCGGCAGATCGGTTCCTCCGCGTCCGGTACCTGGACCTGCAGGTACGCCTGCCGCAATCCTTCACGCGCGCGCATCGCCAGCGCCGCCACACTATTGGGTGAAAGTCCGAGCAGGGGGGCCACCTCCGTCGGGGTGTCGCCCTCGGCTTCGGTCCGCCAGAGCACCGTCCGCCAGCGGCCGGGCAGTGTGCAGTAGGCCGTCCACACCAGCTTCTCGTTGGACCGGTGCAACGCCAGTTCGTCGGCCCCGCCGGTGGCGGACGCCTCGGGGACCGTCTCGCACAGCTCGACGCGGCTGCCTTGCTTGCCCCAGCGGGAAACCAGGTTCCGCATGGTCACGACGAGGTACGGCCGCAGGTCGCCGTCCGGGCCGCCGCCGGCGCGGACCACCGCCAGGACGCGGGTGAACGCCTCGGCCACCAGGTCGTCGCGCTCGGCGGGCTGCGCGGCCCAGCCGCTCGCGATGCGGCGCAGCGGGCCCGCGTGCCGGCGGAACAGGGCGCCGCCCGCGGCGAGGTCGCCGGCGCGGAGGGCGGCAAGCAGCTCCGCGTCCGGCGGGTCCTCTTCTGCTGTCCTCATCGGTACTCTCCGTGACCGCGCTGCACTCAAAGTAAGAGGTACGGCAGTGTACGCCATAGCGTCGCGCCGGTACACTCCGTGCCGATGACATCGACGGACAGGCCGCGGCCGCCCGACGGGCGGGCCGTGCGGTGGGCCGGGCAGCGGGAACGCCGCCGCGGCGAGTTCGTCGAGGCGGGCCTGCGCGCCATCGCGCGGTACGGGCCCGAGGTGTCCACCGAGCAGATCGCCGACGAAGCCGGCGTCGCGCGCACGCGCCTCTACCGGCACTTCGCCGGCGCCGCCGACCTGCAGCACGCCATCGCGGGCCGGGTCGCGGAGCTGATCACCGCCGAATTCGCGCCGCTGTGGAGCCCCGGCGGCACGCCGATGGACCTGATCCGGACGGCGATCGGCGCGCACACCCGCTGGCTGGCCGAGCACGGCTCGCTCTACCGCTACCTGACCAAGCACGGCATGGACGGCGCTCCCGACGTCTTCGCCGACGGCAAGACCGCCATCGCCCGCCAGCTCACCGTCGTCTTCGAGCACTACCTCGGGCTCTTCGGCATGGACACCCGCGTCTGCGAGGCCGTCGCGTTCGGGCTGGTCGGCCTCGTGGAAACGAGCACCTCGCGCTGGCTGGAGAACCCCCGCGAGGTCACCCGAGCCGAGCTGGCCGCGCTGCTGGCGCGCTGGGTCTGGGGGATCGTCGACGACACCCTGCGCGCGGGCGGCGTCGCGCTCGACCCGGACGAGCCGCTCGCCGCCGCCGACCTCACCCCGCGCTGACCGTCCACAGTGGAGTCAGGGTGCGCGGTCGCGGCCCCGCCCTTACGATCGCCGCAAGCACGCGGGAGCGGGGGAGCGGGATGGGCATCGGCGCCGGCACGTGGCTCGTCACCATCGGCGTCGTCCTGGCCTTGCTGGCCGTCGACCTCGTGCTCGCCGCGGTCCGGCCGCACCGGGTCGGGTTCGGCGAGGCGGTCGCGTGGTCGGTGGGCTACATCCTCGTCGCGGTGGCGTTCGGCGTCTGGCTGGCGCTGGCCCAC is a window from the Amycolatopsis sp. cg9 genome containing:
- a CDS encoding acyl-CoA dehydrogenase family protein, with amino-acid sequence MDLDIDEASAAFRDEAREWLASNVPALPSMDTAEGFAAHREWEARLAEARWSVVSWPAEYHGRDASMLQWLLFEEEYYAARAPGRVSQNGIFMLGPTLFAHGTREQRDRILPPMARGEQVWAQAWSEPEAGSDIAALRSTAVRTAGGWLLSGQKTWSSRASFADRAFGLFRTDPEAHRHHGLTYFMADLRADGVTVRPIPQLDGEPGFAEIFFDDVFVPDADVIGEVGQGWRVAMTTANNERGLSLRSPGRFLAAADRLVDLWRAQDAPESTKDRVADAWIGARAYQLYTFGTVSRLAEGGELGPESSVNKLFWSHLDVELHETALDVLGPAGETDEDWVNGYLFSLAGPIYGGTDQIQRNTIAERLLKLPREARR
- a CDS encoding acyl-CoA dehydrogenase family protein gives rise to the protein MRFLLSPEQRQFSAALHDLLGGADTAAAARAWAAGEHDRGLKLWRALADAGVFALLVPEEHGGLGAGPVDLVVACEALGYHAVPGPLVESAAVAPALLTGHRLTALAEGDLLATVAAPPEVPLALDADVAGVVLDLTGAELAGAEPVRSIDPVRRLFRVSGTPVADAPAFDLGVLAVAAQLLGAGQWLLDSSVAYAKQRSQYGRAIGEYQAIKHLLADVATRLELARPLLHGAAVAGGTFARDVSAAKVMAGDAAYLAARTALQVHGAIGYTAEHDLGLRLTKVRALAGAWGTGSFHRARVLR
- a CDS encoding acyl-CoA dehydrogenase family protein, with protein sequence MTDPMDTEEARALRDAVRALLTRRSGPEAVRAAMDSPLGHDDKLWSTLCEQIGVAALAVPEHYGGAGAGLAEACVVLQELGRTLTPAPMLGSALLCGEALLRAGNDEACERLLPGIAAGTTLAALAWAGEDWAPGLSASDAGLDGRAHYVLDGDIADVLLAVARTADGAGLFEVPLDGVRRERVTTLDPTRRLAVVDFASTPARRLDAGGFERQLRRLLDTAVIGVAAEQVGAAARALELTVEYTKQRRQFGRPIGSFQALKHRMADVHVHVEAARSALYAAIVDGDEEAVAGAKLVCGEAFSHAAAEMIQLHGGIAITWEHDAHLYFKRAHGTALLFGDPARALGS
- a CDS encoding flavin-containing monooxygenase, giving the protein MTQTLEPAAALGARQRVDGWLADFEAALAARDADRAAALFATTSFWRDLVAFTWNLKTVENRDGVKDLLLATMDTTDASGFHATEEPTETDGVVEAWIGFETAAGRGRGHLRLTDEGAFTLLTTLHELKGHEEPLGTARPKGAEHGVNRDRVTWSEARQAEAAELGTTRQPYVVVIGGGQGGIALGARLRQLGVPHVVVDRYARPGDQWRGRYKSLCLHDPVWYDHLPYLDFPRNWPVFAPKDKIADWLEMYTKVMEVNYWSSTTCKSASYDEAAKEWTVVLDRDGEEVVLKPKQLVLATGMSGKPNVPVLPGQDRFRGEQHHSSQHPGPDAYRGQKAVIIGSNNSAFDICGALWEAGADVTMVQRSSTHIVKSDSLMDLGLGDLYSERALAAGMTTQKADLTFASLPYRIMHTFQQPVYAAIKDRDQEFYDRLEAAGFRHDWGDDDSGLFMKYLRRGSGYYIDVGAADLVANGDVKLAHGQVTELTENSVKLDDGTELEADLVVYATGYGSMNGWAADLISQEVADKVGKVWGLGSDTTKDPGPWEGEQRNMWKPTRQEGLWFHGGNLHQSRHYSLYLALQLKARAEGLPTPVYGLQEVHHLA
- a CDS encoding GAF domain-containing protein, producing MDEGVCAVRPGTDVAGHARLLAGIHDAVLAGKPPKTAPRLLVERSWRRVAAQGVDPDRPPAPDPVGVAEVERRRNGCRLSEVLPELRGALTSVAEDAHHLMVVTDADGVVLWREGARRVRHRADSLGFTEGATWSEPAIGSNAIGTALAEAAPVQMFAAEHFVRSHHTWACTAYPVHDPRTGELLGIVDVSGPAETVHPMTVALVGTSVRLAESLLWQRHEAKLQGLRQLSGHVLRGGPGLVVDDHGWVAAQSGVPGLDRVAAPRQGVPVAVRGIGVCEPEPVPGGWLLRPSRREPLRLTLELGPPRAIVEGSARWTHPLGRRQADLLRLIAAAGPAGMSAAQLSETVYGDRTHLVTVRAELSRLRKLVGGLLLARPYRIAPGVEVVMQP
- a CDS encoding sigma-70 family RNA polymerase sigma factor, with the translated sequence MRTAEEDPPDAELLAALRAGDLAAGGALFRRHAGPLRRIASGWAAQPAERDDLVAEAFTRVLAVVRAGGGPDGDLRPYLVVTMRNLVSRWGKQGSRVELCETVPEASATGGADELALHRSNEKLVWTAYCTLPGRWRTVLWRTEAEGDTPTEVAPLLGLSPNSVAALAMRAREGLRQAYLQVQVPDAEEPICREPRRRMGAWVRGALSPRRATAIAEHIAGCGACRTVATGLDEANRELPSMAARLTG
- a CDS encoding TetR/AcrR family transcriptional regulator encodes the protein MTSTDRPRPPDGRAVRWAGQRERRRGEFVEAGLRAIARYGPEVSTEQIADEAGVARTRLYRHFAGAADLQHAIAGRVAELITAEFAPLWSPGGTPMDLIRTAIGAHTRWLAEHGSLYRYLTKHGMDGAPDVFADGKTAIARQLTVVFEHYLGLFGMDTRVCEAVAFGLVGLVETSTSRWLENPREVTRAELAALLARWVWGIVDDTLRAGGVALDPDEPLAAADLTPR